The region AACAGTGGCGGGGTTGATGATCGTTGCCTCGTTCCTGCTCTCGGGACGCAATATTGCTGTGACTGGAATGCCCGAACCCTTTCTCTGGCCGCTGTTTCTGGCGGGTTTTTTGTTGGGGGTTGGGGCTTTTCATTTGGCTTTGATGAAGCGATAGTCACAGAGGCTTCTCAGCTCTGGAGCTGCTCGGCTAACCTCCTGGCCCCTTTGAAGTCGGCTTTGCCGCTGGCGAGTTTGGGAAGAGTTTCGACTTGATAGACGGAGTCGGGCCGCATAATGGGGGGCAGGTCAGAGGTTTTGATCCTCTCGATGAGCTCCTCGGGGGCGATCTCTCCGCTGTAGAGCAGGACGATCCGCTCTCCCTTTTTTTCGTCGGGGAGGGCCACGGCGGCCAGTTCGATCCCTTCGCCCAGCAGTGCGGCGAGCTTCTCCTCCACAGCACCCAGGCTGATCATCTCTCCGCCGATCTTGGCGAAGCGGCTGTAGCGGTCGACGATGGTGATGAAGCCGTCTTCATCGAGGTGCCCTTTGTCCCCCGTCTTGTAGTAGCGGACTCCGTCGATTTCGGCGATCACTTCGGCGGTCTTCTCCGGGTCGCGGAGGTAGCCTTTCATCACCTGCACCCCGGCGACCATAATGAGACCGTCCTCACCGGTGGGGAGTTCCTCCAGGCTTTCGGGGTCGCTGATGCGGATCAGGGTGCCGGGCAGGGGCTGGCCCACGGTGCCGGGGCGGTTGCCCTGGATCACCCGGAAGGTATCGGGATCGAGCCTGTCGGGCATATTGACCGAGATCACCGGAGAGGTCTCGGTGGTGCCGTAACCCTCGTAGAGTTCCACGCCGAACTTGGCCCGGAAGGCCTCTTTGATCTCGGGCTTGAGCTTTTCGGCCCCGGCGACACCCATACGGATGGAGGCGAACATCAGGGGGTGCAGTTTGCGGTTACGGGCGTAGAGGCGGAAGAAGGTGGAGGTCCCAAAGAGGATCGTCGCCCCGTAGCGCGCCGCCATCTTGCCCACGCTGAGGGCATCGGTGGGATCGGGGACGGCCGCCACGGGGATCCCTTCGCAGAGCGGCAGCAGGGTGGTCACCGTCAGCCCGAAGCTGTGGAAAATCGGCAGCGATCCCAGGATCAGGTCATCGTCGCTGAAGTTGAGCATGGCGCTGACCTGTTTGATGTTGCCCAGGAGGTTGCGGTGGCTCAGCTCGATCCCTTTTGGAGTCCCTTCGCTCCCGCTGCTAAAAAGGATGGTCGCCGTCTCCTCCAGCGTCACCGGCTCGAAATAGAGCGCCCGGATCCAGGAGGCGGGCAGGAGCAGGGCCCGGGCCATCGCCAGCGCTTTGGATCGGGTATCGAAGCCTTTACCTACCGTCTCGGCCATCAGCAGGCGCTCCCCCAGGAGTGCGGCGGGGTCGAAGCCTTTGGCGGAGAGCTTTTTGAGGAATTGCTCGGAGCTGATCACGGTCTGGAGCCCGGCCCGATCTACCGCCGCCTCCATCGCTTCGGCGGAGAGAGTGTAGTTGAGATTGACGGGGCGTTTGCCCAGGGCCATCAGCGCCAGGTTGACGATGCTGCCCGCGGCGGAGGAAGGCAGCAGTACCCCCACATTCTTCTGGTCTTTGAGCGCAGGTTTGAGCGCTTTGATGAAAAGGAGCACGGCGGTGAGCAGCTGCACGCGGTTGAGGTCGGTGCCGGAGGCGTCGGCGACGGCCCGCTCGAAGGGGTGCTCTTTGCAGCGGCGCAGCCACTGGAGGTGCAGAGGCTCCTGCCGGTCGATGGTCTGGTCCCAGGCACGGAAGGAGAGGGAGCGCACCGCCTGCTTGACCCGGTCGGCCCTGGCGTCGGAGGGTAGCGGCGCACCGAACCAGACCCCGAGCTCCCGGCGGGCGCCGTGGCGGGAGACCAGGCGGTAGCGGGGGTTGGCCCGGGAAAAGGTCGAGCCCCAGAGGCCGTGGAGGTAAAAGGGGACGATGGGCACGTCGCACGCCTCCATCACCTTTTCGAAGCCCCTTTTGAATTCATTGAGTTGGCCGTTGTAGCTGATACGCCCCTCGGGAAATAGGGCCACCACCTCTCCGGCGTCCAGACGCCTGCGGATTGCTTCGATGGCCCCTTTGGAGGCGGAGCCCGAGATGGGAATCATATCAAACCACCGCAAAAACCAGCGCAGATACCACTGCTCGTAGATCCGTTTCTCCATTACGAACTTGATGGTGCGGGGGCTGGCGACCTGGAGGATGAGCCAGTCGATCCAGCTGATGTGGTTGCCCAGCAAGAGCACGCCCCCCTTGGGAGGGAGGTGCTCCAGCCCCTCCACGCTGAGGCGGTAGCGGGTGCGCAGCAGGGGCAGCAGCAGGAGCCTGGCCCCCAGCTGGGGCAGCTGCAGCAGGGCATAGACCGCCGCCGCGAGGGTGAGCCAGGCGGAAGTATGCAGGATCCCCAGGGTCGAGAAGCCCGTCCAGACCATCAGGATGGTTCCCAGCAGGGCGGCGAGCATCGCCAGGTTCTGGACGAAGTTGCTGCCGGCGAGGATCACCCCCAGCTTCTCCAGGGGAGCCAAAAACTGCACCGTGGCATTCAGCGGCACGATGGCCAGCCCCCCGAAAAAGCCGAAGGCCAGGGTGGCTACCCCCATCCAGAAGGGGGTGGCGGAGGCGGCTAGGAGCGTCAGGGAGGCAAAGAGCCCGAAGGCTCCCAGGGGGACCAGCCCCAGCTCGATGTGCAGCCGGCTGAAGCGTCCGGCCACGAGGCTGCCCAGGACGATCCCCACGGCGCTCAGGGCCAGCAGCCCCTGGATCATCACGGTGTTGTCGTCGCCGGTGAGGAGCTTGTAGTGGGTGGGGAAAGCGGCGATGATGAGCTGCGAAAGGCCCCAGAAGACGGCCAAACCGACGATGGAGAGCCAAATGTTCCGGTCGCTTTTGAGGGTGGAGAGGTTGCGGCGCAGGTACTCCAGGCGCAGGTAGCGGCCCAACTCGAAGAGTTCCCGGTTTGCTTCGCCCGTGGAGGGGATGCGCCGGGCAAAAAGATACTCCATGCCGCTCATGAGGATGAGCCCCCACCCCAGGGGTGCCACGGAGCGCAGAACGTTACCGGAGGCACGGCTGCCATCGTAGAGCCCTTCGAAGACCCACGAGAAGAGAAGGCCGCTGACGAGGATCGCCGCGATGGTGAGGGCCTGGACCAGGGCGTTGGCCGCCGCCAGCCGCTCGGTGCCCGCCAGGTGCCGGATGAGGGCGTATTTGGCGGGGGAGTAGAGGGCACTCTGGACCGCCAGGAGCAGGGTCATCCCAAAGGCGGCGACGAACCAGCCCTGATAGTAGGACAGGGTCGCCGCCACGGCCAGGAAGAAGCCCGCCAGGGCCATCCCCCGGACGATGCGGCTTTTGTCGAAGCGGTC is a window of Nitratifractor salsuginis DSM 16511 DNA encoding:
- a CDS encoding acyl-[ACP]--phospholipid O-acyltransferase — encoded protein: MKTLLSLRGFAPFLLVLVFNAMTDIAHKITIQNVLIKSYSGDTLLILSALVNALILLPFILFFSPSGWLSDRFDKSRIVRGMALAGFFLAVAATLSYYQGWFVAAFGMTLLLAVQSALYSPAKYALIRHLAGTERLAAANALVQALTIAAILVSGLLFSWVFEGLYDGSRASGNVLRSVAPLGWGLILMSGMEYLFARRIPSTGEANRELFELGRYLRLEYLRRNLSTLKSDRNIWLSIVGLAVFWGLSQLIIAAFPTHYKLLTGDDNTVMIQGLLALSAVGIVLGSLVAGRFSRLHIELGLVPLGAFGLFASLTLLAASATPFWMGVATLAFGFFGGLAIVPLNATVQFLAPLEKLGVILAGSNFVQNLAMLAALLGTILMVWTGFSTLGILHTSAWLTLAAAVYALLQLPQLGARLLLLPLLRTRYRLSVEGLEHLPPKGGVLLLGNHISWIDWLILQVASPRTIKFVMEKRIYEQWYLRWFLRWFDMIPISGSASKGAIEAIRRRLDAGEVVALFPEGRISYNGQLNEFKRGFEKVMEACDVPIVPFYLHGLWGSTFSRANPRYRLVSRHGARRELGVWFGAPLPSDARADRVKQAVRSLSFRAWDQTIDRQEPLHLQWLRRCKEHPFERAVADASGTDLNRVQLLTAVLLFIKALKPALKDQKNVGVLLPSSAAGSIVNLALMALGKRPVNLNYTLSAEAMEAAVDRAGLQTVISSEQFLKKLSAKGFDPAALLGERLLMAETVGKGFDTRSKALAMARALLLPASWIRALYFEPVTLEETATILFSSGSEGTPKGIELSHRNLLGNIKQVSAMLNFSDDDLILGSLPIFHSFGLTVTTLLPLCEGIPVAAVPDPTDALSVGKMAARYGATILFGTSTFFRLYARNRKLHPLMFASIRMGVAGAEKLKPEIKEAFRAKFGVELYEGYGTTETSPVISVNMPDRLDPDTFRVIQGNRPGTVGQPLPGTLIRISDPESLEELPTGEDGLIMVAGVQVMKGYLRDPEKTAEVIAEIDGVRYYKTGDKGHLDEDGFITIVDRYSRFAKIGGEMISLGAVEEKLAALLGEGIELAAVALPDEKKGERIVLLYSGEIAPEELIERIKTSDLPPIMRPDSVYQVETLPKLASGKADFKGARRLAEQLQS